A window of Cryptomeria japonica chromosome 3, Sugi_1.0, whole genome shotgun sequence contains these coding sequences:
- the LOC131033120 gene encoding LOB domain-containing protein 1, translating into MSAYPCAACKINRKRCGDKCVLAPYFPSHNPHRFLTVRSVFGAGNLCRIIQNVPDEKREDAVNSIVYEAGARVSDPVYGCAGRVFELQKKLVDLESELAMAQEELRNVRANLVSVVGKPPFLFETQNIVTQRNDENCEELILSEDVDDPFGLWEPL; encoded by the exons ATGTCGGCATATCCATGCGCTGCTTGTAAGATCAATCGAAAAAGATGCGGAGACAAATGTGTGCTCGCTCCATATTTTCCATCACACAATCCTCACCGCTTTTTAACCGTACGCAGTGTGTTCGGAGCAGGGAACCTATGCAGAATAATTCAG AATGTTCCGGACGAGAAGAGAGAAGATGCTGTGAACAGCATTGTATATGAAGCAGGTGCAAGAGTAAGTGATCCAGTGTATGGGTGTGCAGGGAGAGTGTTTGAACTCCAGAAGAAATTGGTAGACCTTGAATCGGAACTGGCTATGGCGCAGGAAGAGCTTCGAAATGTACGGGCTAATCTTGTTTCTGTCGTGGGTAAACCTCCCTTTTTGTTCGAAACGCAAAACATAGTGACACAACGAAATGATGAAAACTGTGAGGAATTGATACTGTCAGAAGACGTGGACGATCCATTTGGTTTATGGGAGCCACTCTGA